A region from the Oncorhynchus clarkii lewisi isolate Uvic-CL-2024 chromosome 8, UVic_Ocla_1.0, whole genome shotgun sequence genome encodes:
- the LOC139415524 gene encoding uncharacterized protein, whose protein sequence is MCVFRCLVTWILLSVAVSGQFRRPSSKPSSNNGLRSACLGNVLRLTLDKTLAVGSQLEIDAIDGTDIIPLSHTLAAQCGYSIESDPWGNTKVFASLLGCYVDNQADVVFTFGLRLRMYRDGLSEQVKHDVTETCSYSPWASREILCDRNYMEVSSLMVTPETPVKIVAGQQVHDSWENTIPDVAVAPNGIWKMTFHTPDPKVMLLTDAQRAGYGAMMTQTRLVIRSPYNMAETYSVEVAGVPMEVVSVSTYYKLGSLIVDSAAACPTGGVVFTDKVITWHVPRRITPLISSAVKILETHMGIYGQRLDKTKMAARHYKLSVTESHVVIEIPVGSPDGYYKSHAPDYAYHITYTIEPMLELLWRAENTQADTRYKVLFPITTPLMPRPPHVIDNTVHEQTVFDILLGIFLHDVELMNITFTTRVLTVAECNARGFDVQEHHFANGSKTFSIRVPFSDELVLKRNPDPLTTVYVLPLVFGLLVLPDQTPFPHPAELEASREDVVLPTITGSCDQENFYFSVKYGSQQENFQTMMLHAGSWRELDIELAKLYSLTGNGTHFSIVVPFTAPAAAFELVHFKSIRARVDLLLLEMPNMWQLDDLSLACYFPLTTTECYANGTVTALAVKVESVSNLNPEYLTLKDQSCKPAFSNDRFAFFSFKLNSCGTTRTFFDNVMVYENEIALPYNTGQQSRKGPFTPEYRHTISCYYLLNYTKTMAFHASPRTTNPVADPGVGHLVVQIRLSQDSSYALFYQSGDYPVEKYLRQPLYFEVELMQSTDPQIEVVLENCWATLHKDRTSLPSWDLIIDSCENPDDLYLTVFHPVVADTRIQVPAHIKRFSIKMFTFTKDDAVLKEQLFVHCDAVLCDTTKPDGICSGQCANALRYANSLRPTGSKRGLRAADASQYKKQISSGPVLLSDSNLF, encoded by the exons atgtgtgtttttagATGTCT TGTGACATGGATTTTGTTGAGTGTTGCTGTCTCTGGTCAGTTCCGGAGGCCAAGTTCCAAGCCTAGTTCAA ATAATGGTTTGCGGTCTGCGTGTCTTGGCAATGTCTTGAGGCTAACATTGGACAAAACTCTGGCTGTGGGTAGCCAGCTAGAAATTGATGCCATCG ATGGCACTGACATTATACCATTGTCGCACACCTTGGCTGCCCAGTGTGGCTACAGCATTGAGTCTGACCCTTGGGGCAACACCAAAGTCTTTGCATCCTTGTTGGGCTGTTATGTCGACAACCAG GCGGATGTGGTGTTCACCTTTGGCCTGCGACTCCGAATGTATAGAGATGGCCTTTCAGAGCAGGTCAAGCATGATGTGACCGAGACGTGCAGCTACTCCCCCTGGGCCTCCCGGGAAATTCTCTGTGACAGGAACTACATGGAG GTGTCAAGCCTCATGGTCACTCCAGAGACCCCTGTCAAAATAGTTGCTGGCCAGCAGGTTCATGATTCCTGGGAAAATACCATCCCTGAT GTTGCCGTTGCTCCAAATGGCATCTGGAAGATGACATTCCACACCCCTGACCCCAAGGTCATGTTGCTGACTGATGCTCAGCGGGCTGGTTATGGTGCAATGATGACCCAAACAAGACTGGTGATCCGAAGCCCCTACAACATGGCAGAGACTTATTCTGTAGAG GTGGCTGGAGTTCCTATGGAGGTCGTCAGTGTGTCCACTTACTACAAGCTTGGCAGTTTGATTGTGGATTCAGCTGCTGCCTGTCCTACTG GTGGTGTAGTCTTCACTGACAAGGTCATCACCTGGCATGTGCCTCGCCGCATCACCCCGCTGATTTCTAGTGCTGTTAAGATTCTGGAGACACACATGGGCATCTATGGCCAGAGGCTGGACAAAACCAAGATGGCTGCCAGACACTACAAGCTGTCTGTCACAGAGTCTCACGTCGTCATTGAGATTCCAGTGGGGTCCCCCGACGGCTACTACAAG AGTCATGCCCCAGATTATGCTTACCACATAACCTACACTATTGAACCGATGCTTGAGTTGCTGTGGAGGGCAGAAAACACACAGGCTGACACAAGATACAAAGTCCTCTTCCCCATCACAACCCCTCTGATGCCCAGACCTCCACATGTTATTGACA ACACAGTTCATGAGCAGACAGTGTTTGACATCCTCCTGGGGATTTTCCTCCATGATGTGGAGCTGATGAACATCACCTTTACCACCAGGGTGCTAACTGTTGCAGAGTGCAATGCCAGAGGCTTCGATGTCCAGGAGCACCACTTTGCTAACGGCTCCAAGACCTTCTCAATAAGAGTGCCCTTCTCAGATGAATTAGTCCTGAAACGA AACCCTGATCCCCTTACAACGGTGTACGTCCTCCCTCTGGTCTTCGGTCTGCTCGTCCTGCCTGACCAAACACCCTTTCCCCACCCTGCTGAGCTGGAGGCCTCCCGGGAAGATGTTG TTCTTCCCACAATCACTGGCAGCTGCGACCAGGAGAACTTCTACTTCTCTGTAAAATACGGGAGCCAACAGGAGAACTTCCAGACCATGATGCTTCATGCTGGTTCATGGAGGGAGCTGGATATTGAGCTGGCAAAGCTGTACAGTCTCACTGGCAACGGCACACACTTCAGTATCGTAGTGCCCTTCACTGCACCTGCTGCAGCATTTGAG TTGGTTCATTTCAAATCTATCAGAGCCAGAGTGGACTTGCTGCTGTTGGAGATGCCTAACATGTGGCAACTTGATGACCTTTCACTTGCCTGCTACTTCCCCCTGACTACAACTG AGTGCTACGCCAACGGCACGGTGACTGCACTGGCGGTTAAGGTGGAATCTGTTAGCAACTTGAACCCTGAATACCTGACCTTGAAGGACCAGTCATGTAAACCAGCCTTCAGCAATGACCGCTTTGCTTTCTTCTCCTTCAAACTCAACTCCTGTGGCACCACAAGAACA TTCTTTGACAATGTCATGGTGTATGAGAATGAAATTGCCCTGCCATACAACACAGGCCAACAAAGTAGGAAAGGTCCATTCACTCCAGAGTATCG GCACACCATCTCTTGCTACTACCTGCTCAACTACACAAAGACCATGGCATTCCATGCTAGCCCAAGGACCACTAACCCTGTGGCAGATCCTGGGGTGGGACATCTGGTGGTCCAAATCAGACTGTCCCAGG ATAGCTCTTATGCCTTATTCTACCAATCTGGGGACTACCCAGTGGAAAAGTACTTGAGACAGCCTCTGTATTTTGAGGTGGAGCTGATGCAGTCCACTGACCCTCAAATAGAGGTGGTGTTGGAGAACTGCTGGGCCACACTGCACAAGGACAGGACTTCTCTTCCTAGCTGGGACCTCATCATTGACAG CTGTGAGAATCCTGATGACCTCTACCTCACTGTCTTCCATCCCGTTGTTGCGGACACAAGGATTCAGGTCCCAGCTCACATCAAACGCTTCTCAATCAAGATGTTCACCTTCACCAAGGATGATGCAGTTCTGAAAGAACAG CTCTTTGTTCATTGTGACGCAGTCCTCTGTGACACCACCAAACCTGATGGCATCTGTTCAGGCCAGTGTGCAAATGCCCTGAGGTATGCAAACTCTCTCAGACCAACTGGCTCAAAAAGAG GTCTTAGAGCTGCAGATGCCAGCCAGTATAAGAAACAGATCTCATCTGGACCTGTTCTTCTCTCTGACTCCAACTTGTTCTGA
- the LOC139415521 gene encoding matrilin-3a isoform X1 — translation MKSLFGSLVYCLFLFVSDVYGTYRLNGFDPQQVTAQSYAQRRNIARPPLRTLAPSATDNSCRSRPLDLVFIIDSSRSVRPGEFEKVKIFLADMVDTLDVGPEATRVAVVNYASTVKIEFLLKAHLNKPNMKQAITRIEPLAAGTMTGLAIKSAMTEAFTEESGARPKSKNIAKVAIIVTDGRPQDQVEEVSAAARGSGIEIYAVGVDRADMTSLRLMASNPLEDHVFYVETYGVIEKLTSKFRETLCGVDPCAMGHDCEHICVSSNASHHCKCRKGYILNLDQKTCTLKQIKAVVVVEDPCKCEARLAFQMQTQAALQEITARLADMTGRVEQIENILGPV, via the exons ATGAAGTCTTTATTCGGGAGTCTCGTCTACTGCCTTTTCCTCTTTGTGTCTGATGTATACGGAACGTACCGTTTGAATGGATTCGATCCACAGCAGGTTACTGCTCAAAGTTATGCGCAACGTAGAAATATTGCCCGGCCACCGCTGCGGACCCTCGCTCCTTCAG CGACAGACAATTCGTGCAGGAGCCGTCCCCTGGACCTGGTCTTCATCATCGACAGCTCCCGCAGCGTGCGCCCTGGCGAGTTTGAGAAGGTCAAGATCTTCCTGGCCGACATGGTCGACACCTTGGACGTGGGACCAGAAGCCACCCGTGTGGCCGTGGTCAACTATGCCAGCACGGTCAAGATCGAGTTCCTGCTCAAGGCTCACCTGAACAAGCCCAACATGAAGCAGGCTATCACCCGCATCGAGCCCCTCGCCGCCGGCACCATGACTGGCCTGGCCATCAAGTCGGCCATGACCGAGGCCTTCACCGAAGAGTCAGGCGCCCGGCCAAAGTCAAAGAACATCGCCAAAGTGGCCATCATCGTGACAGACGGGCGTCCTCAGGACCAGGTGGAGGAGGTGTCAGCGGCTGCCCGGGGGTCCGGCATCGAGATCTACGCGGTGGGGGTGGACCGAGCCGACATGACCTCTTTGAGGCTGATGGCCAGCAACCCTCTGGAAGACCACGTGTTCTACGTGGAGACCTACGGCGTCATCGAGAAGCTCACCTCCAAATTCAGGGAGACCCTGTGTG GTGTGGACCCCTGTGCCATGGGACACGACTGTGAGCACATATGTGTCAGCAGCAACGCGTCCCATCACTGCAAGTGTCGGAAGGGCTATATCTTGAACCTGGACCAGAAAACGTGTACTCTGAAAC AGATTaaggcggtggtggtggtggaggacccTTGTAAGTGTGAAGCCAGACTGGCTttccagatgcagacacaggccGCCCTCCAGGAGATCACTGCCAGAC TAGCTGACATGACAGGAAGGGTGGAACAGATTGAGAACATTTTGGGACCTGTCTAA
- the LOC139415521 gene encoding matrilin-3a isoform X2 — translation MKSLFGSLVYCLFLFVSDVYGTYRLNGFDPQQVTAQSYAQRRNIARPPLRTLAPSATDNSCRSRPLDLVFIIDSSRSVRPGEFEKVKIFLADMVDTLDVGPEATRVAVVNYASTVKIEFLLKAHLNKPNMKQAITRIEPLAAGTMTGLAIKSAMTEAFTEESGARPKSKNIAKVAIIVTDGRPQDQVEEVSAAARGSGIEIYAVGVDRADMTSLRLMASNPLEDHVFYVETYGVIEKLTSKFRETLCEIKAVVVVEDPCKCEARLAFQMQTQAALQEITARLADMTGRVEQIENILGPV, via the exons ATGAAGTCTTTATTCGGGAGTCTCGTCTACTGCCTTTTCCTCTTTGTGTCTGATGTATACGGAACGTACCGTTTGAATGGATTCGATCCACAGCAGGTTACTGCTCAAAGTTATGCGCAACGTAGAAATATTGCCCGGCCACCGCTGCGGACCCTCGCTCCTTCAG CGACAGACAATTCGTGCAGGAGCCGTCCCCTGGACCTGGTCTTCATCATCGACAGCTCCCGCAGCGTGCGCCCTGGCGAGTTTGAGAAGGTCAAGATCTTCCTGGCCGACATGGTCGACACCTTGGACGTGGGACCAGAAGCCACCCGTGTGGCCGTGGTCAACTATGCCAGCACGGTCAAGATCGAGTTCCTGCTCAAGGCTCACCTGAACAAGCCCAACATGAAGCAGGCTATCACCCGCATCGAGCCCCTCGCCGCCGGCACCATGACTGGCCTGGCCATCAAGTCGGCCATGACCGAGGCCTTCACCGAAGAGTCAGGCGCCCGGCCAAAGTCAAAGAACATCGCCAAAGTGGCCATCATCGTGACAGACGGGCGTCCTCAGGACCAGGTGGAGGAGGTGTCAGCGGCTGCCCGGGGGTCCGGCATCGAGATCTACGCGGTGGGGGTGGACCGAGCCGACATGACCTCTTTGAGGCTGATGGCCAGCAACCCTCTGGAAGACCACGTGTTCTACGTGGAGACCTACGGCGTCATCGAGAAGCTCACCTCCAAATTCAGGGAGACCCTGTGTG AGATTaaggcggtggtggtggtggaggacccTTGTAAGTGTGAAGCCAGACTGGCTttccagatgcagacacaggccGCCCTCCAGGAGATCACTGCCAGAC TAGCTGACATGACAGGAAGGGTGGAACAGATTGAGAACATTTTGGGACCTGTCTAA
- the LOC139415522 gene encoding tetratricopeptide repeat protein 32: MEQDRCQTLERANVEFKKRNFKQAEELYTKFLESCWKTRNCDASDLATAHNNRGQIKYFRVDFREAMEDYTSAIEANCQFEVSFYNRGLIRYRLGNEMSCNEVATTDEIVNSNGEKRFFPRCRDGLQEGSRTQP; the protein is encoded by the exons ATGGAACAAGACAGATGTCAAACTCTTGAACGCGCCAATGTTGAATTTAAAAAACGGAATTTCAAGCAGGCAGAAGAACTATATACAAAGTTCCTCGAATCGTGCTGGAAAACAAG AAATTGTGATGCCAGTGACCTTGCTACTGCTCACAACAACCGTGGGCAGATAAAGTACTTCAGGGTGGATTTTCGTGAGGCAATGGAGGACTACACTTCTGCAATTGAGGCCAACTGCCAGTTTGAAGTATCATTCTACAACAGAGGACTAATACGTTATAGATTAGGTAATGAAATGTCGTGTAATGAAGTGGCTACAACAGACGAGATTGTGAATTCTAATGGTGAAAAAAG GTTTTTTCCAAGATGCAGAGATGGACTTCAAGAGGGCTCTAGAACTCAACCCTGA